gtactgttgatatttggctctgttgactaatgagcttgccgaccactgccctatgccCATCAAAGACCATCACTCTTCCGTCAGGTTCAAACTAGAACTTGATATGTTTAATATAAATGGTGGTACTTGTATTGTACTCTAGTTATTTTGCAtagaaatttaaatgttttgcTTTTACCTAGATTTGCAAGAGAGAAATGTTTCATTTCCTAATTCTTTTGCAGTTCCCAAAGAAGCTAACATTGTAATGCTTGGCATCAAATTTGGTTCACAATGAATGAGTTCTTAATAACTGACTGAATGGTTACTGAGGAAGACATATTAATTTACATTAAATATCTAAATCacctattttaaaaagccaaattacCAATGGCTTTTAGATTTAAAATACTGACCAGCAAATAAAgggatgtttaattttattaaaaacccATTAGTTttgataaaacaacaaaaaagcacttGCCTGATTTAAAGCATCTTATAGTGAGGGAGCTTTAAGATCAGGGTGTGATAATTTAGCCAAATGAGAAAGAGTTTTAAACAAATAGTCCTTTAAGCAATATACttgtatttttggaaaataaaaggaagCTAATAATTCAATAACTTGGTAGGCAGGAAGCCAAAAAATAAtcctggaaaggaaaaaaatctactcACCTATGGTACATTGTTTACCACAGCTCATTAGAAGCAGAGCTAGAAAGGGTTAATTAATTCACAATCTTATGACAAACTGAGTAACTTGGAAATAAAGATTTTCCTTATATAAAGTGTttaccttttctttattttttaacctacaTGCTAAACAATTTTAAAGGATGCACAGAACTGCGCACTTAACATTTATCAGTTTTTCTTAAGTATACTTTATAGAAGATTCCCCAAATAGGCAATTCATTCTTTGCTAAGACTACCATACACATAAAAGATAACGCTGTTGAAAAATGTTTACAACTAACAAATGGTCAGGTTTTTAAGGTTATTACAAGTATTGCAATTATGTAAAAGTAATGCAAATGCAAAACAGATTTTAAATGCTATTAGAAGTAAATTGTTTCTTAGGCATAAAacacatccttttctttttttaaaaaatagttgagaattaaaaaatgtaaattatttagaaaaagatGAGACAGACAACATCTATGGAGAAAACTTAAAGGAGACACAGTACTTAGTGGTTGTACTCACATGGAATCAGTTCTGACCAGCTGTCCATTTTGGCGAACAGCATTTTCACTCATAGAGCGCTCTCTTTTTAGCCTGCCAACTGCACGGACCTGTTAGGCACAGACAAAGGTAAGGGAATGGGAAATATTCTTAGTAGACTAATAGCTGCTTAGCATCAAAAGAACCTTAAACAAGGCTACTCACaaaatttacaaaaaagaaaaaaaaagaaaaaagaacaattgcTGCTAGGCATGTGTAATATAGACAGACATATTATTTAAGAACAATTCTCAAAAGCTTTAAAGGCAcatatattatagaaaatttatatttttattataaataaatgtttctggcTTCTGGGGTTTAAACAAATTCAGATTTGGTTGGATATCTGAAAAGTAGACTAAAAAAaatgcaggggcctgatgcggcgggggccaaacatggcaggGATCTCCCCTTTTCACGTCCAGctcggaaagagagatgaacgaaccggttctaagtggaggcggccagggattgagaaataatagaaataaagagagaagacacagagatagatttaaagctgggagctgggtgggacgccgccattctctctgatggagaggcagcatgaggaTGACCCGAGCCACGTAGCGCGTTTATTTTTATAGGCccagatttacatatctagtcccgcccctgccgacacctgggctgctatgaagtcagaactgattaactaacatgtccagccttattagggaagcatgttcccagggcgtggctctgcctacgccctgagttcagctgatgataattaaggaaaatgcccatgtgccttcccaggcggccctctacaaaaACAGTCTTCCTAGCTTAAAGGCTTTGGCATTCCAGAAATAGCCACAATTTCCCATCCCACAAGCTCTTCTTACAAATGTATCATTGACCTCTTTTCATTAGGAATGGGATCTATGTCCACTTCTCTTGAAATTGGAAAGATGGATGCAATGTGGCTGATGCTTGGTCATAAGCCATAGTAAATTTCTGCCTTTTTTCTCAAGACTGTTCATGTTTGCAACAATGGCACCATGATGTGAGGAAGCATAAGAAGTCATATGAAAAGGCCTAGCTGAGATCCCAGACACCAGCTACTATTAAGTGACATGCGTAAATCTCAGATGATTGTAGCTCAAGCTGCCAAATCATCCCCAGTCTATAAGACTTCCTGCCTTAGTTCCACATATTGTAGAACAGAAACAGGTTTTCCCTATTATGCCTATTGCAAATTCTTTACTCACAGAATccatgagcaaaataaacagtGCAGCTGCCACTGTTTCATGGCCCCCTTATAATCATTATCATTAAGCAGTTACTCCAATTTTCCTCTCCCACAACCCCCTTaaaaccactaatctgctttccaTATGTGGAaattgcctattctggatatttcatgtaagtggaatcatacaacattcagccttttctgtctggcttctttgTCTTAGCGTGTTTTCAAtggtcatccatgttgtagcagctgtaagtattttattccttattatggctaaataatattccactatatggatataccacgttttgcttatctattcatcagctgatgaacatatgggttgtttccaccttttggctattagaAACCTTTTTGCTTTTCATGACTTGAAGGAcactactggcatctagtaagTAGAGATCAACAATGCTGTTACAAAAGGACAACCCTCAAAATAAAGAATCATCcagtccaaaatgtcaatagtgctgaggttgagaaaccttgGCATATGCTGTAAAATGACTACTACCGAGTAAACGATTCAGGGATTTCACTTGATAGATATTGAATAGCATCTAAATGAATCATCTATGATACCTGCACATAAGGCCTTACTGCACTTTTATTTCAATCCATTTTCAAAAAGCTACTAGAACTCtggttccttcctttttcctttgctcACTGGTTAATTGTCTATTGAGGGCTGCCTGACTCTTCTATGGAATTGAAGCACAGAGCATCATCATTGCTTTCCTTCAATACACAGCTGGTACTGAAATCAGAAACTCCTCTCTTGCATCTCAGGATCTGGCTCCTGTCACAGGATTTTAACTTTCATAACAAGATTTACACACTGTGCTTTTAACATAATAGAACAGATGTGCTAAACACATTACATGCACTACTATATTTAATTCCCACAAGAATCTTAGGCACTTGgcattatttcatctttatttcagagatgagcaTTGGAattgttaaataacttgccccaaGTCATGTGGTTAATAAGTAGCAAAGCAGGTCTTCAAAATTAGATCTAATTCTCAGCCAAAGTTTTTCACCCTAGCAATAATGTACTCTGTGCACTTATCACATTTGACTAAAtatcaaaattaatgcaaaagcAAACCCATATAGACTTAAAATCTAGATCTACTGAGGGTAACCCTAGTGGTACTTTTTTCCTCACTCAGGCATAAAGTAATCACTCAGCAGAGTGGGTGGCTTGTTTCCAGTCAGTTCTTTATACCAACTAGGCATAGGTGTCTAAAATAGTGGAAGCAGGaagatcaaaagaaaaacaaaactagaagAACATTAAAGGGAGGGTTGCTCTCCTGGCAGAATCCTTACTCCAAGATAATACTATTCACAGGTGTAATTTCTGGTGGGAACTTTGGGGAGCCGGAAACTGGGCCTCCAACTAGGAGCATGCTGTGGTTATCTTTTGTCTTGTGTAACGATCTTCATAACTTTCATTATTCCTTGCTATTAAAGaatctttgtgtgtgtgggtatcTTTCCCTCACTCATACCACTATGCAGGAACTATGTCTCACAATGTAGTATCTTACAATAAAACtcaaagaaatatttcttaaataaatacaattctGCAAATATCTTAGTGCCTTTTCCATCATGTGAACACTCAAATTTAGTGTCTTTCACCAAGCAAATACCTAGAATGTCCacaataatattttgtatattttacaagTATATTTTCTCTATTACCTCGGCAGAAACTTCCAACTTAAGAAAAGACTATACCTAGTACTAGGAAATGCCACTTCCCTATGTTATATAGGTCCTTTATCCTCCTTGGAAAGGACTCTATGAAAGATGAAAGACAGGTAGTTCCATTATCAATAAAAAGATGTTTCACATTGTCTCCTACTAGCCTCATAGCACAATTTCAGAAGCTATAATGAAAAAGTTGCAATTACAGAAATCATCACAGAAAATAAGTTTTACAAACTGACCCTGAATCAATGGCAGAGGCAAGATCTGAATATGGCTACTAACACCTTATGAGTCTATATTGCCATATTTAGGTCAACATAGCTATTAATGTTATATGGCACAGTAATTAACTCAGTAGAAACTTTTCAGCAAGCAGGATAATAGGTAGTATCAACGGAAAAGGAGCCTTCCGGGTTGCTCTGTATGCCAGACTGCTTTTGTAACAAAGTGATGCATTAGTCTCTTCCTATGATAAACTTCCCAGCTTTTTCTGTATCACTGAAGGTGTAGTGCCTAGGTTCATGATTTCCCCAAAATTTGCTTTCTCCTGAGacatgatttaaattaaaaataacacaatagcAGAATATCTTATTTGGGATATCTACAGACCAGAATTTATAGTAATTAATGGTCCATGCAGAAGGCTTTCATTACATGTTGCTAATGATATGATTTATAGCCTCTTATCTCCTCTTTagcttttgcttttttctctattatttcaaATTCAGTTGATGTTAAAACTCTACTTACTTCTTCATTTTGGGGGGTTGAAGGAGGTCTTTCTAAATCCAGAAAATCTAGTGGTCTTTCACTTAGTGTAAGTACACGAGGTGGTGTTTTTAGTGCCAGAGGTTTTAAAGAAGTTGACTGGATGAGGTCAAGATCTCCTGGCCTTGAAAATGGAATGTCTTCATTGTTTCCTgggagtaaaaatataaaaaggtaagaagggaGGTTTTAAAAAGCTAGAACttacattaaaagaataaaatatttttgtatttgccACTACATACCCACTAGAATGGCCAAAATTAAAGACTGACAATACAatatgctgacaaggatgtggagcaactgaaaCTCCCATACATCACAGATGGGAATATAATTGAGCACAACCAATTTCAAAAATAGCTTGACAGCTTTTTATAAAGTTAATCATAACTTATAATATGATCTAGCAACTCCACACCTAGAGATGTAAAACACATGTCCTAACAAAGatttgtacatgaatattcatagcagctttattcctaATAGCcccaacagcaacaacaaaaaaaacccacacacaaaaaaaacacccaactcattgtccctcaacaggtaaatggataaacaaatcatggtatatctacacaatagaatTATTACTTAGTAATAAAATGGAATGAACAAGATAAAAGCAATAACAGGAAAGAATCTCAAAAACATAACACTCAGCCAAAAAAGCCAGACCCAAGAGTATACAGTGTATAATTCCAACTCTAGGAAAGACAAATAAATCTAGTCTCTGATTATACAGATTATGGTTGCCTGAAATTGaaggataaaaattaaatgagatgggCCACGGGGGGATCTTctggggtaatgaaaatgttctataactGGACAGTGGTAGAGGTTACATGGGtgtatacatttgttaaaactcaTCAAGCagtgccctagcaggtttggctcagtggatagagtgtcggcctatggactgaagggtcccgggttcggttctggtcaagggcacatgcccaggttgcaggcttgatccccagtgggggggcgtgcaggaggcagctgatcaatgattctctcatcattgatgtttctatctctctctccctcccctttactctctgaaatcaataaaaatatatttaactcatcaagctgtacacttaaaaattatacacattatatataataaaaattatacacattttacattatatataaaatgtattacacCTCAATAATTAGttgattaaaaatattgtttgaaaTTTCACACtattgtaataaataaaatttttgaaaaaattgtaAGTTGCATTTTCTAACCCCAATGTTTTGAAAAACCATAAAGttttcctaaaaatatataaaacaaagatatGCCAGGCACTAATACCCAAATGTAAAATACCTGCTACGACAATCCTCTCTGGAACCTGCATAATCACACTGGCATTTGGAACTCCTTCTTGGAATTCTTGTTCCAGGTCAGCATTTGGTGGTGCTACCTTTAATTTTTCCGGGACCCTCATTCGCTGACTAATACCTTCGGTGTATTCCATTTCATATTGAATTCGACTAATTTCCGCCATCTCGGCAGCAGTGGGAGAAGGAAATGCTGCCCCACTCACTCTGTgggcaaaaaaaattaaagacagtgTGACTGAGTGTGAAAACGTTAGTCTTCTCTGCATTGTGAAGTTAGATGACAATACCTTATTGAAAGAGCAAAAAGAGACTTCTCATTTCTGAGTACtgaatacataaaaaagaaaaataaaaggtgaagaaaatgttttctttaatttaatgCCTTCTCTCCCTTATCAGTTGAAACTGCATCTTGAAACTATTGTTTgggagtaaattttaaaaattattgtataaCCACAACACACATTTGTGCATGCgcacgtgtgtacacacacacacacacacacacacacacacacagagtatagATATGCATGCTGCTTATAACTAAAAAATGcctgaaagaaaacttaaaattaaaatttcctaaTCAATTATTGGAAGAAAAGCTGCTGGgacttaacaaaaaggaaatttgaaaTTGCTGTCatgcatggaaaaaaaaaagatgaaaatcagATTTATAAGGCAAATGTACTAAAAAAGATGCAATCCCTTGAAAATcacaaaatacaaattaaagcaTCTCTTGCTGAATGTATATCTGATGACTGGGATGCAATGAATACCAATATAGCATATGCATTAATAAATCCTTAATGTATACATTCATTTTGAGGGATTGAAAGTTTCACattattaatttgtatttaaccctttgcactcgcttgcttttttctcgagctgctaccgatgctaaccatgtcgagtcacactcgacatccgagtgcaagaGGTTAATATCACATTTacatgtatattattttaaagcatgacATGCCTTTAAGTGGAAAGGTGGTACAGATGCATTGAGTAACCTGAATTAAAGAAGGATCCATGCTCCAGGGAAATGCAGTAGAAAGAAAGTTGCCCCAAAACACAAAATgctgataaaaatgtaaaagagcaTGGTTAGCCTATGGCAATTAGCTTTAAGGCCACTATTGCTCAAGCCTATTAATACCAGCTCAACTGAATAAAATGTCACTGACCTTCCTATTGGTGGGTCACAGGTTtttcttttactcatttttaatatAGTTAATACACGTCTATAATAGCTATTAAAATACTGCTACCCTGTAGTTCAGTTTACTTTACACAACAATTCCCCTACAGATCTGAATTTTTTTGGAGGTGTACATAACAACACGGACACTGCTTTtccagctgtaaaaaagaaagaataaaaatcagtatttcaataattcatttcttaagaaaactatgaataaaagaaatatctacttaaaataatttttggattTCAAGAGGTTTGGGGCTTAATCTGAGAAACAAATTTTCAAATCCCTTTTAAATAAGTTATTCTATATGGTATTAAGTACAGTTACTATTTTATGATTTTGCCAACAGGATAAAGAAAAGCTAATCCAATGTATATACAAATGAGAAGTCAGATTAGAAAAAAAACCACTTTGCTGTACAACTCTACTCATTACATTTTGAAGGGAAAGAATCCTCTTCATTTTATTGACTAATGAAGAAACCACAAAGAGAATGTAAAAGgcagaaataaatgtatttcaagAAGCTTTAATATTTGATGCATaagtagtgttgtttttttaaaaaaaaataactctgaaAACAAAATCATACTAAATTTTCAGCAAAAACATTTATACCCAAATCAAGGGCAATAAGATATAAAGGACAGTATAACTTTAAGTCATAGGTGGGATATTTCTTAAGCTCCATGTCAGAGATGTATTACACACCTTAAACTCCACTTCACTGAGACATTTAGGAGAGTTCTTAGAGATTGCTCAACTGGTTAATTACGACTGTGaacttgcttttttattctttactcaaATGTATGAATTTGAAGGATCTGACATGCAGATGTTTTAAAGGCTAAGAAAAGAGAGCTAAAAGAGAAAATCTTTACTCACAAATGTGTACCAACTACAACTTGCTACTTGGCACTATCTGCTTCTGTGCTTCATAGTAAATCCTTTAACTTGCTTCAGTGTGCACGTGCTGGATATAGAGCCCCTTTTGTCCCTGGGGGAGAAAAACAGGAGCTAATTGAGAAACTAGATGATACCACATTAGGAATTCATTTCTGGAAATTCTCCAAATGATAAAAGTCATCAAAGATGCACAACCTTatattaaaaaaccccacaaaataaagaaacacttAAAAAGCTTACAaccaattttataattttttaaaaatttattgatttttagagagatgaagggagggagagaagcggaagagagagggaaggagttaGATGGAGGTAGGtaaggagggtgggaaggaggaagacagacagacattgattcaCTGCCTCCcgaacatgccctgaccaggaatgcaaACCGCCTCCTTTTGGTAAACTGGATGATGCTCTGGCCAACTGGGCCACCAGACAGGGTCCTACAACCATTCATTAGTTAAGCAAGATAAAATAATAGACTAATTATTTCTGATttgaatttagaaaaatgtagcagataaaaaatatatataaattttaaagaatcttaatacatatatatatacatataagtgtatattatacatacatacacatatatatcttaGGAAGtaacaaatgttatttaaattttatttagaatttaattCCATACATAACAATTATTTAGTATTTAATTTAAACCAATATTACGTGCATGCGGTACAAAGCACATAAGaacatacaaagaaaataaagtgtcCACAGATCCTGTCCTATCACCACTCAGGTCTCCACAGACAATCTCTATAATCAATTTTTGTGCATCATTCTAGTTGAGATACTCATCCTATACTTGCATGAATCAGAAGCACAACCTTATATTAAAGGTTGATTGTATTTAGAAATAACACTAAAAAGACGTATAGTCTTGGGACATGAAAAATTGAAGTTTTATAATAATAGTCTTGGGACATGAAAAATTGAAGTTTTACAATAATAAACAAGGCTCACAAATTGTAGAATATTATCTCCCTGAAATGTGCTATTCTCTACACTCCATTTACTGAATTTCAGTCTAATTAACTTTTCACTGGGACATTCTATTCTATAGCAACAGCTCATCTTACGAGAATCTGAGTTGGTCAAGTATTACAGACTTAGATCATAAAGGTGGACATGAAAAAGACAACTTCTGGAAAAAGCTAAATTACTCCTGTAGCCAATCGGAGTTACTTAAATTAAGATTAAACGAAACTTTTCTACAAAGATTTAACACTGAACTGTCCCAATTACTAGGATTCTGCTtatgtaaaataaatcaaaatctaATTTTTTACTTTCCCTCATTAGACTATGACATTTTTGGTA
This Eptesicus fuscus isolate TK198812 chromosome 11, DD_ASM_mEF_20220401, whole genome shotgun sequence DNA region includes the following protein-coding sequences:
- the MFF gene encoding mitochondrial fission factor isoform X3 — protein: MSKRKTCDPPIGRVSGAAFPSPTAAEMAEISRIQYEMEYTEGISQRMRVPEKLKVAPPNADLEQEFQEGVPNASVIMQVPERIVVAGNNEDIPFSRPGDLDLIQSTSLKPLALKTPPRVLTLSERPLDFLDLERPPSTPQNEEVRAVGRLKRERSMSENAVRQNGQLVRTDSIVTPSPQQVRVCPPRMLPEDGPNLSSARGILSLIQSSTRRAYQQILDVLDENRSVRRQNEIRCERPVLRGGSAAATSNPHHDNVRYGISNIDATVEGTADDMNVVDAVSLRRQIIKLNRRLQLLEEENKERAKREMVMYSITVAFWLLNSWLWFRR
- the MFF gene encoding mitochondrial fission factor isoform X5; its protein translation is MSKRKTCDPPIGRVSGAAFPSPTAAEMAEISRIQYEMEYTEGISQRMRVPEKLKVAPPNADLEQEFQEGVPNASVIMQVPERIVVAGNNEDIPFSRPGDLDLIQSTSLKPLALKTPPRVLTLSERPLDFLDLERPPSTPQNEEVRAVGRLKRERSMSENAVRQNGQLVRTDSMWHRSDSAPRNKISRFQAPISAPEYTVTPSPQQVRVCPPRMLPEDGPNLSSARGILSLIQSSTRRAYQQILDVLDENRRYGISNIDATVEGTADDMNVVDAVSLRRQIIKLNRRLQLLEEENKERAKREMVMYSITVAFWLLNSWLWFRR
- the MFF gene encoding mitochondrial fission factor isoform X10, whose amino-acid sequence is MSKRKTCDPPIGRVSGAAFPSPTAAEMAEISRIQYEMEYTEGISQRMRVPEKLKVAPPNADLEQEFQEGVPNASVIMQVPERIVVAGNNEDIPFSRPGDLDLIQSTSLKPLALKTPPRVLTLSERPLDFLDLERPPSTPQNEEVRAVGRLKRERSMSENAVRQNGQLVRTDSIVRRQNEIRCERPVLRGGSAAATSNPHHDNVRYGISNIDATVEGTADDMNVVDAVSLRRQIIKLNRRLQLLEEENKERAKREMVMYSITVAFWLLNSWLWFRR
- the MFF gene encoding mitochondrial fission factor isoform X8, with amino-acid sequence MSKRKTCDPPIGRVSGAAFPSPTAAEMAEISRIQYEMEYTEGISQRMRVPEKLKVAPPNADLEQEFQEGVPNASVIMQVPERIVVAGNNEDIPFSRPGDLDLIQSTSLKPLALKTPPRVLTLSERPLDFLDLERPPSTPQNEEVRAVGRLKRERSMSENAVRQNGQLVRTDSIVTPSPQQVRVCPPRMLPEDGPNLSSARGILSLIQSSTRRAYQQILDVLDENRRYGISNIDATVEGTADDMNVVDAVSLRRQIIKLNRRLQLLEEENKERAKREMVMYSITVAFWLLNSWLWFRR
- the MFF gene encoding mitochondrial fission factor isoform X13, translating into MSKRKTCDPPIGRVSGAAFPSPTAAEMAEISRIQYEMEYTEGISQRMRVPEKLKVAPPNADLEQEFQEGVPNASVIMQVPERIVVAGNNEDIPFSRPGDLDLIQSTSLKPLALKTPPRVLTLSERPLDFLDLERPPSTPQNEEVRAVGRLKRERSMSENAVRQNGQLVRTDSMYGISNIDATVEGTADDMNVVDAVSLRRQIIKLNRRLQLLEEENKERAKREMVMYSITVAFWLLNSWLWFRR
- the MFF gene encoding mitochondrial fission factor isoform X6; the protein is MSKRKTCDPPIGRVSGAAFPSPTAAEMAEISRIQYEMEYTEGISQRMRVPEKLKVAPPNADLEQEFQEGVPNASVIMQVPERIVVAGNNEDIPFSRPGDLDLIQSTSLKPLALKTPPRVLTLSERPLDFLDLERPPSTPQNEEVRAVGRLKRERSMSENAVRQNGQLVRTDSIVTPSPQQVRVCPPRMLPEDGPNLSSARGILSLIQSSTRRAYQQILDVLDENRRPVLRGGSAAATSNPHHDNVRYGISNIDATVEGTADDMNVVDAVSLRRQIIKLNRRLQLLEEENKERAKREMVMYSITVAFWLLNSWLWFRR
- the MFF gene encoding mitochondrial fission factor isoform X11; amino-acid sequence: MSKRKTCDPPIGRVSGAAFPSPTAAEMAEISRIQYEMEYTEGISQRMRVPEKLKVAPPNADLEQEFQEGVPNASVIMQVPERIVVAGNNEDIPFSRPGDLDLIQSTSLKPLALKTPPRVLTLSERPLDFLDLERPPSTPQNEEVRAVGRLKRERSMSENAVRQNGQLVRTDSMWHRSDSAPRNKISRFQAPISAPEYTYGISNIDATVEGTADDMNVVDAVSLRRQIIKLNRRLQLLEEENKERAKREMVMYSITVAFWLLNSWLWFRR
- the MFF gene encoding mitochondrial fission factor isoform X9, which translates into the protein MSKRKTCDPPIGRVSGAAFPSPTAAEMAEISRIQYEMEYTEGISQRMRVPEKLKVAPPNADLEQEFQEGVPNASVIMQVPERIVVAGNNEDIPFSRPGDLDLIQSTSLKPLALKTPPRVLTLSERPLDFLDLERPPSTPQNEEVRAVGRLKRERSMSENAVRQNGQLVRTDSMWHRSDSAPRNKISRFQAPISAPEYTPVLRGGSAAATSNPHHDNVRYGISNIDATVEGTADDMNVVDAVSLRRQIIKLNRRLQLLEEENKERAKREMVMYSITVAFWLLNSWLWFRR
- the MFF gene encoding mitochondrial fission factor isoform X7, producing the protein MSKRKTCDPPIGRVSGAAFPSPTAAEMAEISRIQYEMEYTEGISQRMRVPEKLKVAPPNADLEQEFQEGVPNASVIMQVPERIVVAGNNEDIPFSRPGDLDLIQSTSLKPLALKTPPRVLTLSERPLDFLDLERPPSTPQNEEVRAVGRLKRERSMSENAVRQNGQLVRTDSMWHRSDSAPRNKISRFQAPISAPEYTVRRQNEIRCERPVLRGGSAAATSNPHHDNVRYGISNIDATVEGTADDMNVVDAVSLRRQIIKLNRRLQLLEEENKERAKREMVMYSITVAFWLLNSWLWFRR
- the MFF gene encoding mitochondrial fission factor isoform X2 — encoded protein: MSKRKTCDPPIGRVSGAAFPSPTAAEMAEISRIQYEMEYTEGISQRMRVPEKLKVAPPNADLEQEFQEGVPNASVIMQVPERIVVAGNNEDIPFSRPGDLDLIQSTSLKPLALKTPPRVLTLSERPLDFLDLERPPSTPQNEEVRAVGRLKRERSMSENAVRQNGQLVRTDSMWHRSDSAPRNKISRFQAPISAPEYTVTPSPQQVRVCPPRMLPEDGPNLSSARGILSLIQSSTRRAYQQILDVLDENRRPVLRGGSAAATSNPHHDNVRYGISNIDATVEGTADDMNVVDAVSLRRQIIKLNRRLQLLEEENKERAKREMVMYSITVAFWLLNSWLWFRR
- the MFF gene encoding mitochondrial fission factor isoform X12 yields the protein MSKRKTCDPPIGRVSGAAFPSPTAAEMAEISRIQYEMEYTEGISQRMRVPEKLKVAPPNADLEQEFQEGVPNASVIMQVPERIVVAGNNEDIPFSRPGDLDLIQSTSLKPLALKTPPRVLTLSERPLDFLDLERPPSTPQNEEVRAVGRLKRERSMSENAVRQNGQLVRTDSIPVLRGGSAAATSNPHHDNVRYGISNIDATVEGTADDMNVVDAVSLRRQIIKLNRRLQLLEEENKERAKREMVMYSITVAFWLLNSWLWFRR